The Candidatus Desulfatibia profunda genome segment CTGCCTACAAGCCATACGCCCAGGCGGTTCCGGGAGGATATTGCATAGATAAACGGGATCGTTCGCCATGTACTTATGCTTGCCCAAACAGCGTTAATGCCCAAGGCTACGTGGACATGATTGTACAGGGGAAATATCAGGAGGCCCTTGAGGTAATTACAAAGACCTTACCGCTTCCGGGTGTAATCGGCAGAATATGCCCTCATCCTTGTGAAGAAAAGTGCCGTCGGGGGGGGGTGGACGAACCGATTGCTATTTGCGCGCTTAAGCGCTTTGCGGCAGATCAGATAGATCTTAATGACTTGCCTCTCCCGGATATAACGCCCAGGGATGAAAAGGTTGCCATCATCGGAGCAGGTCCTGCCGGTCTGACCGCAGCATATTTCCTGGCAAAGGATGGTTTCAAGGTTACCATATTCGAGGCCCTTCCCGTAGCGGGTGGGATGCTTAGAGTGGGGATTCCGGATTACAGGCTTCCCCCGGATGTCCTTGAAAAAGAAATTAAGTGGATCACCCGGCTCGGAGTTGAGATTAAATTCAATACCGTCCTCGGGCGCGACATCACCATTGCCGGGCTGATGGACGATGGCTACAAATCGGTCTATCTTGCCATTGGCTGTCACGCTAACATGAAACTGAATATCCCCCATGAAGATGCGCAAGGGGTCATTCCCGGTGTTAAATTTTTGAGGGATTTAGCACTTGGTGACATTAAGGCCTTACAGGGTAATGTTGTCATTGTCGGTGGCGGAGATGTGGCAATTGATGCTGCAAGATCCGCTCTGCGCCTTGGCGCGGACAATGTCAGCATCCTTTACAGGCGTACAAAAACCGAAATGCCTGCCCGCAGTGAAGAGATCGAAGATGCCCTCGAAGAAGGTGTGGATATTCAGTTCCTCATGGCCCCTGTGGAGGTGGTTGTAAAAGAGGGCCGGGTAGTCGGCCTGCAATGCATTAAAATGCAGCTTGGAGACCCGGATGAAAGCGGCCGGCGTCGTCCTGTCCCCGTAGAGGGTAGTGAGTTTGTTGTTGACACGGAAATTATAATACCTGCCATTGGTCAAAGAACCGACACCTCTTTTCTTGAAGGTGAAGTTGGAGTCGAATTAGACCGATGGAACAACATTAAGGTCGACTCCATAAGTTTCGAAACCACCAGGGAAGGTGTCTTCGCCGGTGGTGATGCCCAGACCGGAGCATCCATAGCAATTGAAGCTGTGGCTGCCGGGCGAGAGGCAGCCATTTCCATTGCAAGACAGCTGAATGGTATGGACGTGAAAAAGGGGCGGGAACCCTTTAAGGCTCCTCAGGAAAACTTCAATCCGATTGGTGAAGATATTGAGATGGCCCCAAGGGCTAAAATGCCCAGGATCTCCATGGACGAAAGAAAGAAAGCGTTCACTGAGGTTGAACTCGGTTTGAGCGAAGAGCAGGCCATTGCCGAAGCGCAGAAATGCCTTGACTGCATGGTATGCTGCGAGTGTTTCGAGTGTATCAAGGCCTGTAAGGCCGAGGCCGTCTCCTTGGAAACCCACGCCCAGAAGAAGCAAACCGAATCCATTGATGTCGGGGCCATCATTCTGGCTCATGGCAGTAAGGCCTTTGATCCCGCAGTCCATGACACGTTTGGCTATAAGAAACACCCAAACATTGTGACCAGCCTGGAATTCGAGCGGATTCTCTCGGCTTCCGGACCTTACGGCGGACATCTGGTGCGGCCATCGGATCACAAAGAGCCTGAAAAGATCGCCTGGCTGCAGTGCGTCGGTTCCCGGGACGAACACATCGGCGCCCATGGTTACTGCTCGGGGGTTTGCTGCACCTACGCCATCAAGGAAGCCATGCTGGCCAAGGATCACAGCAGCGGCGATCTGGACACGGCCATTTTCTATATCGACATCCGCACTTACGGCAAAGATTTCGAGAGATATTACAATCGCGCCAAAGATGAAGTGGGGGTCCGCTTCGTCAAATCCAAGGTTACCAGCGTTGTTCCCGTTGACGACACCGGAAAGCTTCTCATCCGCTATGTGGACGAAGCCGGCAGACGCGTCGAAGAAAAATTTGATATCGTGGTGCTGTCCGTGGGGCTGGTATCAAGCAGAGAGGGCGCCGAACTGGCCAAAAAACTGGGCGTCGAGCTGGATCACTACAATTTTGCCAAAACCAGCAGCTTTGAACCGGTTCAGAGTTCAAGGTCGGGAATTTATGTTTGCGGCGTCTTCCAGGCACCCAAGGATATCCCGGCCTCGGTGGTCGATGCCAGCGCTGCCGCGGGTGTCGTCGGCAGCAAATTGGCCGATTCACGTTGGACCCTGACCAAGACCAAAACGGTTCCCGACGAAATCGATCTGCGCGGC includes the following:
- a CDS encoding FAD-dependent oxidoreductase — protein: NDCAMUIISPKLVEVGRHINIELHTLSEVKAISGNEGNFKVTLDKVARHIDLGKCTGCGDCAKVCPVSLPSLYDEGLINRQAAYKPYAQAVPGGYCIDKRDRSPCTYACPNSVNAQGYVDMIVQGKYQEALEVITKTLPLPGVIGRICPHPCEEKCRRGGVDEPIAICALKRFAADQIDLNDLPLPDITPRDEKVAIIGAGPAGLTAAYFLAKDGFKVTIFEALPVAGGMLRVGIPDYRLPPDVLEKEIKWITRLGVEIKFNTVLGRDITIAGLMDDGYKSVYLAIGCHANMKLNIPHEDAQGVIPGVKFLRDLALGDIKALQGNVVIVGGGDVAIDAARSALRLGADNVSILYRRTKTEMPARSEEIEDALEEGVDIQFLMAPVEVVVKEGRVVGLQCIKMQLGDPDESGRRRPVPVEGSEFVVDTEIIIPAIGQRTDTSFLEGEVGVELDRWNNIKVDSISFETTREGVFAGGDAQTGASIAIEAVAAGREAAISIARQLNGMDVKKGREPFKAPQENFNPIGEDIEMAPRAKMPRISMDERKKAFTEVELGLSEEQAIAEAQKCLDCMVCCECFECIKACKAEAVSLETHAQKKQTESIDVGAIILAHGSKAFDPAVHDTFGYKKHPNIVTSLEFERILSASGPYGGHLVRPSDHKEPEKIAWLQCVGSRDEHIGAHGYCSGVCCTYAIKEAMLAKDHSSGDLDTAIFYIDIRTYGKDFERYYNRAKDEVGVRFVKSKVTSVVPVDDTGKLLIRYVDEAGRRVEEKFDIVVLSVGLVSSREGAELAKKLGVELDHYNFAKTSSFEPVQSSRSGIYVCGVFQAPKDIPASVVDASAAAGVVGSKLADSRWTLTKTKTVPDEIDLRGEPPRVGVFVCRCGTNIAGTVDVPELVEFARTLPGVAYVEENMFSCSQDTQKNLTEVIKAHGLNRVVVAACTPKTHEPLFQETLINAGINKYLFEMANIRNQCSWVHKNDPDRATEKSKDLIRMAVSKAVLLQPLAESTMEVNQAALIVGGGIAGMAAARNLSAQGFRTYLIEKTDTLGGKARFLHETWRGEAIQPYLQSLIAVVHADANIQIFMNSEIVQVDGFVGNFKTTIQNNGNREVLDHGVAILASGASEFNPDRYLYGQDSRVVTGMELQQRFIKNDPALDQLNAAAFIQCVGSRIPERPYCSKVCCTQSIKSALKLKEKNPAMDVYILYRDMRSYGQREDLYRRARSAGIVFIRYDAAKDLKVAAEQEDLKVTFTDKVLGRLMQIRPELLILASAIVPDRENPLAQLYKVPLNQDGFFAEAHVKLRPVDFATDGLFVCGLAHAPKSIDESITQAQAAAARAITILAKKTIKLGGIISRIVPELCSGCLGCINVCPFNAITFNDKKFVAEVNPALCKGCGACSAACPSEAPTLMGFDNNQLYAQIKSALSA